In the genome of Cryptomeria japonica chromosome 8, Sugi_1.0, whole genome shotgun sequence, one region contains:
- the LOC131075632 gene encoding E3 ubiquitin-protein ligase AIRP2 isoform X1: protein MYLVEMGQGQGKSFKESLKALEADIQHANTLASEFPREYDGACLQMRLSYSPAAHLFLFLVQWTDCSLAGALGLLRILIYKVYVDGTTTMSTHERKASIREFYAVIFPSLLQLEGGITDMEDRKQKAVCMERYKKKVDEERGQLSALDLEREEECGICMETNSKIVLPNCNHAMCMKCYREWHARAQSCPFCRDSLKRVNSRDLWIFTDSGEVVDMTTLARENLKRLFIYVEKLPLLVPENVFSVYDAHYDSHIK from the exons ATGTATTTGGTGGAGATGGGTCAAGGGCAGGGGAAATCTTTCAAGGAGTCCTTGAAGGCGCTTGAGGCAGACATTCAGCATGCTAACACCTT GGCATCTGAGTTTCCAAGGGAGTATGATGGTGCTTGTCTGCAAATGAGACTTTCCTATAGCCCAGCAGCACACTTGTTCCTTTTCCTTGTGCAATGGACCGATTGCAGTCTTGCAGGGGCACTGGGTCTGCTAAGAATACTCATATACAAG GTTTATGTTGATGGTACCACTACAATGTCAACACATGAACGAAAAGCCAGCATTAGAGAATTTTATG CTGTAATATTTCCATCTTTATTACAACTTGAAGGAGGGATAACAGACATGGAAGATCGTAAACAGAAAGCAGTATGTATGGAAAGATataagaaaaaggttgatgaagagAGGGGACAACTTTCTGCACTCGATTTGGAACGGGAAGAAGAATGTGGAATATGCATGGAGACCAATAGTAAGATTGTCTTGCCTAATTGCAACCATGCCATGTGCATGAAATGCTACCGAGAATG GCATGCACGGGCACAGTCATGTCCATTTTGCCGTGATAGTTTGAAAAGAGTAAATTCAAGAGATTTGTGGATATTTACAGATAGTGGAGAGGTAGTGGATATGACAACATTGGCAAGAGAGAACTTGAAAAGATTGTTTATCTATGTTGAAAAATTGCCACTCTTGGTTCCTGAGAATGTATTTAGTGTTTATGATGCTCATTATGATTCCCACATCAAATGA
- the LOC131075632 gene encoding E3 ubiquitin-protein ligase AIRP2 isoform X2, whose amino-acid sequence MTPFSLASEFPREYDGACLQMRLSYSPAAHLFLFLVQWTDCSLAGALGLLRILIYKVYVDGTTTMSTHERKASIREFYAVIFPSLLQLEGGITDMEDRKQKAVCMERYKKKVDEERGQLSALDLEREEECGICMETNSKIVLPNCNHAMCMKCYREWHARAQSCPFCRDSLKRVNSRDLWIFTDSGEVVDMTTLARENLKRLFIYVEKLPLLVPENVFSVYDAHYDSHIK is encoded by the exons ATGACACCCTTTTCCTT GGCATCTGAGTTTCCAAGGGAGTATGATGGTGCTTGTCTGCAAATGAGACTTTCCTATAGCCCAGCAGCACACTTGTTCCTTTTCCTTGTGCAATGGACCGATTGCAGTCTTGCAGGGGCACTGGGTCTGCTAAGAATACTCATATACAAG GTTTATGTTGATGGTACCACTACAATGTCAACACATGAACGAAAAGCCAGCATTAGAGAATTTTATG CTGTAATATTTCCATCTTTATTACAACTTGAAGGAGGGATAACAGACATGGAAGATCGTAAACAGAAAGCAGTATGTATGGAAAGATataagaaaaaggttgatgaagagAGGGGACAACTTTCTGCACTCGATTTGGAACGGGAAGAAGAATGTGGAATATGCATGGAGACCAATAGTAAGATTGTCTTGCCTAATTGCAACCATGCCATGTGCATGAAATGCTACCGAGAATG GCATGCACGGGCACAGTCATGTCCATTTTGCCGTGATAGTTTGAAAAGAGTAAATTCAAGAGATTTGTGGATATTTACAGATAGTGGAGAGGTAGTGGATATGACAACATTGGCAAGAGAGAACTTGAAAAGATTGTTTATCTATGTTGAAAAATTGCCACTCTTGGTTCCTGAGAATGTATTTAGTGTTTATGATGCTCATTATGATTCCCACATCAAATGA